In Paroedura picta isolate Pp20150507F chromosome 12, Ppicta_v3.0, whole genome shotgun sequence, one DNA window encodes the following:
- the LOC143821592 gene encoding surfactant protein C-like — MEISEKMEVVTKEVLLHPTPAHHHALDPDLLGCCPCCPCCNCCSLPDCSSCPSCGSCSNCCCCCPSCCCPPSCSCCCRLCCCLPSLLCKLPKFPSCPVHIKRLLIVVVIVVLIVVIIVGALLMGLFIMQTHTETVLQMTIEGLEGRESQLNFSMDQEEVATFHVDDGINDPATVIYYFGKLLIGYKSWNRKACFLTTMDKGNIQGLDTILKKFQTTLSITSPMQREEEEKFLRSRADYSILGATINILCSQVPIFWV, encoded by the exons ATGGAGATAAGTGAGAAGATGGAAGTAGTCACTAAAGAGGTACTTCTCCATCCAACACCAGCG CACCACCATGCCTTGGATCCAGATCTTCTGGGCTGCTGCCCTTGCTGCCCCTGCTGCAACTGCTGCTCCCTGCCTGACTGCAGCTCCTGTCCCAGCTGCGGCAGCTGCTccaattgctgctgctgctgccccagctgctgctgcccccccagttgcagctgctgctgccggctctgctgctgcctcccaagCCTTCTGTGCAAGCTACCCAAGTTCCCCAGCTGCCCGGtgcacatcaagaggctcttgattGTCGTGGTGATCGTTGTCCTCATCGTGGTGATCATCGTGGGTGCTCTTCTGATGGGGCTGTTCATCATGCAGACACACACGGAGACG GTCTTGCAAATGACCATTGAAGGGCTGGAAGGGAGAGAGTCACAGCTGAATTTCTCCATGGATCAGGAAGAAGTGGCAACTTTCCATGTGGATGATGGAATCAATGACCCAGCCACAGTCATTTATTATTTTGGCAAG CTACTGATTGGTTACAAATCCTGGAACAGAAAGGCCTGCTTCCTCACCACAATGGACAAGGGTAACATCCAAGGCCTGGATACTATCCTAAAGAAATTCCAG ACCACCTTATCCATCACATCTCCCatgcagagggaggaagaggagaagttcCTTCGGTCTCGAGCTGATTATTCCATCTTGGGTGCTACAATAAACATCCTTTGCAGCCAGGTTCCCATTTTCTGGGTTTAA